The sequence catttgctgctgttaccttttctgatgtatgacattgtcacaggagtgaagtgatatctccttgttgtcttgatttgcatttctctgacaatcagagacttggagcattttttcatgtgtttcttggccttttggatctcttctgtggtgaatattctgtgcatgtcctccccccattttggggtggggttatttgttgtcttgttgttgagtctggcaagctctttatatatgttggttattaaactcttatctgatgtatggcatgtatagatcttcttccattctgtgaggggtctcttggtttgggtagtggttttttaaaaaaattatttactttattatttatttatttcatcattcattattggatagagacagagcaaaagtgagagggggaagggagattgggagagagacacctgcagaagcttccctcctgtaggtggggaccaggggcttgaacctggatccttgtacactataatgtgtgtgctcagccaggtgcgccactgtccagcccctttcTAGCAACTGCCCACTGCTCAGTGTGATTTTGTCAGCTGTAGTTACGTTGCAGCCCCTGGATCTGTGTTTCTcctcttgtttgtttttacctgagtactactcagctcttaataATGATGcttacagggattgaacctggaacctgggaatCTCAGGTGTTAAGATCTTTTTGTATAATAGTTATACCGCCCCCCTCCCCTGGaaataggattcttttttttttttttttaaaagaatttgttaatgagaaagataggcagagagagaaagaaccagacatcactctagtacatgtgctgccggggattgaactcggggcctcatgcttgagaatccagtgctttatccactgtgccacctcccggaacacaaAATAGGATCCTTAAGGGAGTCCTGGGTAGTGGCAGTAAGAGAGTATATAACACTTGAGTAGGACTAAACGCAGGAGCTGAGTTTGTGTTTGCCAAGTATTCCTACAGCTAACGTAAGGTCACAGAACACTCTTAGCTTGCTCTCATGTCCAGACTATGAATCGTTTCTTAAGCTTTTAAATGTCAAAGTCACCAAGGTCATTGATGCAGAATGAAGTGCTGAATCTGACTAGCCACCTTGTTTTCCACTCTAAATTATAGAAGTTGTTTAGAGATTTTGGAAAGAGTAAGAACTGGATAGGAGTTGCTCAGATAACTGGCACAGGAGATTCTGGTGTGCAGGCTGCATTCTCCCCGGAAACGCCGCAGGCTAGGGCTTAGACaccagcttatttatttatttatttatttatttagagttttatttttatttataaaatggaaacactgacaagatcataggataagaggggtaggggtacaattccactcagttcccaccaccagagctccgtatcccatcccctttcctgatagctttcctattctttatccctctgggagcatggacccagggtcattatggggtgcagaaggtggaaggtctggcttctgtaattgcttccccgctgaacatgggcattggcaggtggatccatactccagcctgtctctttccctaatggggcagagctctgggaaagcggggctccaggacacatggtggggtcgtttgcccagggaagtcgggttggcatcatgctggcatctggaacctggtggccgaaaaacaaagttaacatatagagtcaaacaaaCTGAAAATTTGaggtatattcctttttttttttctaatatttattttcctttttgttgaccttgggtttttttattgttgttgtggttattattgttgttgttattgctgttgtcattgttggataggacagagtgaaatggagagaggacgggaagacaagggggagagaaagatagacacctgcagacctgcttcatcgcctgtgaagccactcgactgcaggtagggagctcagggctcaaactgggatcctaacgctggtccttgcactttgtgccacatgcgcttaacccactgcactactgcccaaccccctattttaggtatattccaagggcccatgactttactagtttttgcctgagtctgacagctaatttGCAGGTGAACCCAAGCTATTGcccggggagatggtgtcagagttggaaaaaagactagaaagctggctcagggaagagagtagctcccaaatatgagaaaagtgtataaatattgttaactgtaaaccccatcgacctgacctggggcccatagtcagcacaggagcctgtgtaacccctgcatccctgtgggtcttaGCTggcgttctgtggtcatggctaggaaccttccaggctgcactaatggACACCTGATTTGAACACCTGCAGCTGTGGTGTGGGTCTGTTTCCCCTCGGCATAAGGGAAGAGGCAGACCTTCCTTTTTGTTGGGGAAAATGGAGATTGTGTTTTCCTGACTGATCTGAGAACGACTGCCTTACAGGACTTGGCCTTGTTTAGCTGTGtccctcctccaccctcattCTGGCAGAATGTGCAGACGGGTGGGCTGCCCGTCTCCTGCCTCTGTGGCGTGGTATGGCATGACGTGGCGTGCTCAGGTGGCTGTCCTCCGCACGCCTTGGGTGGGCTCAGAGAAGTAGCCTTGGTCTGGACGAGTAGCTTTTCTCCGTTTTCCTGGAGGCCAGCAGTCATTAGTAAGCTAGGTGAACTGTGCTGAGATCCAGAGTGGACTCTTGGCTgcctccctgtccccatccctccCTGGCTCCTTGTCTGCAGCGCTTcacctctgtccctttctctgtttATTGATCACCCAGCATGGTTCTCTGCAGCCCCGGGGCACAGCTCGGAGCCTGTCCTGGTCCTGCTGTCAAACAGGCTGTATTTTAGTGGGCGTAACAAGACTTGTGTGGAAAGGTCAACATCCGGGCCCCAATGAGCGTGGGCAgtgtaaaggggctgggtggtggtgcacctggttaagcgcatgtattgcaatgcacaaggacctgggttctagtccccggtccccacctgcatggggaaagctttacgagtggtgaagcagggctgcaagtctctctctctttatcacccccttccctcttgattcctggctgtctctatccaataaataaagataataaaaaacaaaataaaaataaaaagtctggaTGTGACAGGGAGGCCCCAGGAAAGCCCTGGACCTCCTGCCAGGGAGTGAGTACCCTGCAGAGCGGAACATCAGAATCCACTGGACACAGCCTAGTTGGCTATGCTCTGCCCGAGGTCTCGGTGTGGTCTCGGTGTCACCCTGCGGGTGATAGGCAGGACGCCTCTCCCGGTGCCTAACTCATCGGTGTCGGCAAGGTGAAAGCGCACATACATGGCTGAGCCACATGGTGAGCAGCTGGAGTGAACAGGGCCAGCAAGGCCTCAATCtgctgggaggggagggcaggtagGGAGAGCAGAGTGGAGCAGGTAGGCGAGGCTGCTGGCCTCTCTGGATGCAGGGCTTGGGCTCCAGCTGCAGTCAGGCAAGAGGTCTGCAGCCTCTGCTGTGGGCAGGGTGTGGGCAGGGCCTGCTCGCCGGGCACTGTGTGTGTGAGGGTCCGGTAGAGTGTGTCAGGACCTCTCCTGTGCACGTGTCTCCTCCAGATGTCGAGGGGTCGGTCGGTCGGGGTGGCAGTTCCTGCCTgcggggaggtggtggtggcccTGCGAGTAGTCATGGAAGCGGCTGGTGCTGTGCTCTGGAAACCCTGGAGATGGAAACCGCACCAAGGGGCGGGGAGGGCGGGGCGCACCCGatagggcacacattaccatgcctggcctccacctgcagagggaagcttccagaggcgagtcagggctgcaggtgtctgtctgtctctccctttgctGCCCTCTCCACCCTCCTGTCCCTGGCCTGCTGTGCCAAGCAGCAGGGAGCAGTCGTTTCCTTCTCAAAGAAGAACTGGCAGCCTTTTGCTAGACtctggggacagggtggggggagagacgtTGGGGTCCTCTtgatggtgttggaaaaagtaCTAAGTTGGGCAGgggtgggtagcataatggttctgcaaggagactcaggcctgagactctaaagtcccaggttcaatcccccgcaccaccatcagccagagctgagcagggctctggggaaaaaaaacaaaaagtacggaaaaaaaacaaaaagtactaAGTTGGGGTGGAGTATGTTTgccagacacctgtcacagggacaCGGAAAGCTGCACCCATGTGCCAGTCACACCATAAGTATGGCCCCCAGTGAGATTATTTGGGGAAAAGTCGTGTGCGATATGCAGATGtttgaagggaggaagggaggtccAGGCGGTTGCGCACCTCAGACTCCCCGAGTGGCGGCCCCCGTGGCAAACGCCAGGCTGGCTGTCCTGCTCCTGTGCCCAGGCTCTGCTGGTTGCGAGTCAGGGCATAGCCCAGAGCTCATGTTACTTCTGTCACTTACAGTCACAGGGAGGCAATGTGACTTGGGTCGCTTGAGAAGTGCTGCCCCAAAACATCACAGAATGGGATTCACCCCTTGACAGGCAGTTACAATGAATTCCATTTACTTTTGTCCATGAgttcattcattcagcaaatatacatatattttaatatgtcttatttattttagatagagacagaagttgagagggggagggagacctgcagccctgtgtcgcCACTGCCCTGCCCGCACACACTTTCTTAGCCCTGCTGCCTGTCTGGCCCAGTAGTGGCTCAGAGCAGAAGGCAAGGCGGGCAGGGGTGCTTTTATAGGCCCTGTAACAGCTGGCGGCGCAGCTCCTGAGAGGCTGACGCTCGCTGAAGGGATGGGCACCAGGGGAGGCTGTCTTCAAAGAGGACTTCCCAGAGAAGGTTGGGCTGCCGAGAGGGCTGGGAGGAACAGCGACGGGATGGCCCCCGACCTCCGGCATCGGAGAGGACAAGACCCTGCTGGCACAGCCCTGGTTTGTGACGAGGTGGCCAGAGCACTGGGTCTCCAAGCATGGACTCTGCACTCTGTCCCTGGTGTTGCAtgagccagagtggtgctctagtctctcctaaataagtaaataaatattttcaaaggtATCATTCAATAAAGCCTCTAACAAAGTCGGCTCATACGTATGCCATAGTTCTGTTTTgtcttttaccagaatactggtCAGCTGCAGTTTATGACTGGGGTGGGGCCTccgagcctcaggcctgaaggccttttgcagaaccacttactgtctctccagctctgCACCTTTGAGCTTTTAACCTAAAATGTGGAAAGAACCACAAAGAAAATGGAATGGTCTCTGGAGGCCTCGACAAATAACCAGTGTGAATGTCAAGTGGTGGTCTTTCTGCCCCACCTTGTCTTCCCTCACGTTCTCTGTCAGCAACAGAACACTGATCTTTGATAGcaaaaaataggaaggaaggaagaaggaatctCCACTGGTGGCGCAAAGGCTGAAGGATCGGCCTGACTGTTCTTCGGTGACTGTTGCTTAACGGACCCGGGGTCCCTTGCGTGGGAACAGTCTGGAACAGCCCAAGGAAGCGGCATTCCAGCATGCTGTGAACTGCTGTGGAGAGGGCCATCAAAGGCCAGTGACTGCTGTCCCGGCAGGGCAGCCCCGTTTTGCTGACTTCCCACTTAGTGTCTAGTGGGGTGAAGCTCCCCactgggggagctggggagctaggCAGGTTCAGGCATCTGGGCAGTCCTCCCGTTCTGGGGGTTCTCTCACGCTCCAGGGGCTGGCTGGTGCCTGGAGGTGGCCGAGGCAGAGCCCGCTGCTTTGAAGTCTGGCACCCAGGAACATGTGAGTGAGTACTGCCCTCACAGGAGAAGTCACCTGGGGCTGTCTTGtcactgttgggggggggggggggcgactgCTGGTCCGAGTAGGAGTCTGAGTCTGTTCCTCACCTAGTGGACTTCTGGCCCCATGCCGTCCCTGTAAAGCGCTAGTTCAGAATGGAAAGAAAGATGGTGAATGTTGTATGTCCAGTTACAACAGTGACCAGCAGGAGACCTGAAAGAACTGTGTTCTTTCTCAGAGGGATGTAGTTGAGAGACAGAAGTTCATTTGAATGTATGCTTCCTGGTGCTGTAGTAAAAGCGTGTGAATCCAGGAGAGGCCTTGCCAGAACCTCCCCAGGCTGGCTCTGTCCTACCTTCTGCGTCTGCACGTTCTGCCATGTGATCTGTCAGCACTGAGCATAAACTTCCAGGCTTCTCTgaccctctccttttttctcccctCAGGTATTTCTGGTAAAAGCCAGCTTCTGTTTGCACTGGTCTTCACAACTCGTTACCTGGATCTCTTTACGTCCTTTATCTCATTATACAACACCTCGATGAAGGTACGGCGGCACCCTGGGGACATGTCCAGTCTGTGGGTTCATGTCAGCTGTCCAGTTGGACAGCTCGAGAATAATATCCAGGGACtgcatggtggtacacctggctgagtgtgcaaggacccgggtttaagcccccccccccccgtccccacccacagggggaaagcttcacgggtggtgaagcggggctgcaggtgtctgtctccctccctccctatcacccccttccctgtcaatttctggcctcctctattcaataaataaataattttttaaaaaaggaagaatatcCAAACATGCCGTTCCTGACATTGGCACTTCAAGACCACCCAGAACTGGGACAGGGTTAGGTTATCATCAagcttgtttcttctttttcaaagcAGTATCTGTTTAATTAAAGTACTTCATGCTTAGAGATTTTAAAACCTTAAGTTTCTTGAGTAAGATTAACTTCTGAAGTGCGTGGCAGCCCTGGGAGAAACAGCAGGGCTGATGATGATGCCAAGCAATAGAAATCACAGACTCCCCACAAGCCCAGCAAGTCGGTTCAGAACCAGGAAGGAAGGGGGCTCCTGGCTGCTGTGTGAGGGCATGTGTGGGCCTCATACATTTCCTTACACTGCGCATCTGCTGTACTCCACGTAGGcaactgtgttttgttttgttttttaacttcttggtctttctttctttattccctttttttgccattgctatttttttattgttacagttattattgttattgatgtcatcattgttggctaggacagagaaaaatggagagaggagaggaagacagacggggaaagaaacagacacctgcacacctgcatcactgcctctgaagtgactccctgcaggtggggacctgggggctcgaaccaggatcctcatgcaggtccttgcactttgcaccatgtgtgcttaacccactgtgctctctctctggaggccttattttttaaagcacatgAACATACATGTTCTGAGGATTAAACCACAAGGACTGAGCTTGGGGCAGGTGCTGTGAAGGGTTCTGTGGCTGTGTGTCCTGGGTCTTTTGTTTCTTCCACAAATGCCGACCAGGTACTGTTGTGGGCACTTGCCTCTGGGCACCCTGGTGCTGCATGACAGAAGCCTTGTACCAGCTCGCTTCACACAGCTGGTCCCTGCTGTCGCCTGGGCATGTTAGAATGTGGGCATCAggcatgtgtgtggggggcatcCCAGGACTCCTGGCTCCCAGAGGAGTCCCTGCTGAGCTCCAGTTTCTAGGCAGAAAGTCTTGAACATCTGGCGAGAGCAAGGTTTGCAGTGCTGAGGGGAGGTGAGCGGGCCCTCTCCCCGGCTGCTGGCCTCGGCCTCGGTGGCTGCAGTCTCACTAACCAAGGGCCACGTGTTCCCTTGAGGGAGACTGTGTATAGTCCTGTATATTTGTGTTCTTCTACTTACACGCTGGTCACGTGTTCTCTTCTTCATAGACACATGCACAATACATGTGTGGACAAGTGACCTCTTAGAGGGGTGTTCTTTATGTCTGGGTACTGACAGTAGTTGACAGTTTGGTAGTGGTATGACTCACCACTTTGGTGAGCTGACAGATACTGCGTAGCTCTCTCAGGTCAAGAGGAGCAGCTGAGGGTGGGGtgagtggggatagatagcaaaatggttttggatgaggctctgaagtcccagcttcaatctacCGCACCAcataaaccagtgctctggtaaaaaaaaaattgaggggaccgggtggtgccAATcccagttgagaacacacattaccatagacAGGGACCCAACagactctcatctccccttgactagCATCTAGGGACACACCAGGATCCCAGTGTCCCCTTATCCTGGCCCTCTCCcagctcccccagagtcctttgctttggtgtgatgGCCACCCCAGTCCAAGTCTCACCTTGTGTCTCCCCTCTTGTCCTTTATTCTTCCTCTTAGCGAGATGACTCAGGGCCGGTCTTTCTCTCCGGCTGTCTCACTCAGCATGCTGGCATTCCTGTCAACAGGCGGATTATCCAAGAGAAGTGAACATTCCCCTTCACACTGAGCtgtgcaggtgtccaggcagccctgagcagaggcagccagCCCTTCCCTGGGGAGAGCGTCAGCACGCTGCCCCAACAGCGGTCACAGATACTGAAGGCTGACGCCTCATGCTGACTGAGAAGCCGCCTCAGAGGCAGCCTGCCATGTGATCTCATTTCTCTAGcactctgggagggagggccaGCCTGAGCAACCACGGGCAGATTGGTGGCTGCCAGGGGGCCTGGCCAGGAGAAGTCTTGGGCACAGACGGGCAGTGGGACGGGCATTGGGGCTGTTAGGATCCTCTGTGTTTTGATTGGAATTATGACTCAGAACTAtatcctcccccccaaaaaaagtgaaTTTTTCTATATCTAAATTTTAAGCTTTATAATATGTattatatagtcttttttttttttgcctccagggttattgctggggttcagtgcctgcaccttgaatccactgctcctagaggccatttttccccccttttgttgtccttgttgtagccttgttgtggttattattgttgttgttgatgtcgtttgttgttggataggacagagagagaaatcgagagagggggagagaaagatagacacctgcagacctgcttcaccacctgtaaaacgactcccctgcaggtggggagccaggggctcgaaccgggatccttatgccagtccttgcgcttgacgccacgtgcacttaacctgctgcgctacctcctgacccccataaagtgtctgtttttaaaaattatttattactggatagagacagaaagattgagagtgaaggggaagatagggagagaaacacctgcagctctacttcccaactcgtgaagctctctccctgcaggtaaaacaaacgaacaaaaacagccaagggcaacacaaaggaaaataagtcgaggggcttaaacccaggtcatcGTGCACTGCAGTGAaggcgctcagccaggtgtgctgccacctggccttaGCGTCCGTGCGTGTGTGACGTGTAAGGAACACTGCAGGGGGCTCGGGTGACCTGGAGGGGTGGCGGCCCTGGTGACTTAGCCCGACCTCTGTTCTCAGCTCATCTACATTGCCTGCTCATACGCCACCGTGTACCTCATCTACATGAAGTTCAAGGCCACCTACGACGGGAACCACGACACCTTCCGAGTGGAGTTCCTGGTGGTCCCCGTGGGGGGCCTGTCCTTTCTGGTCAACCACGACTTCTCCCCCCTCGAGGTTAGTTAGGCGTCCGTGTAGTGGTCACGGTCAGTCTCCCCAATTGGCAGGTAACGCGGGccagttctctttcttttatcttttgtttCACGCTAGCCAGCTTCTGGGGCAACATGACAGTATTGTGGCCAGGGAATGAAAAGGGGCTTCTGAGCGCCCTGCCTGGCCAGTTGCTCACAGGACTCAGTTGTCTCTAGGCATGCGCATCACCCCCTGAGCTACATCTCGGGTTCCTGAGCAGAGCTGCTGCACTTGGCAGAAGTGATCTGTGTGGCTCCCCAGCCTTCAGCACTGTGCCGTGTAGAGAGCGCTCCCAGGACACATGCCAGGGCTCTGTCTGCAGCAGCAAGTATCTGACCGGGCAGAGGTGGTGTGACCACAGCCCCTCCGTCTGATGCCTTTGGttcacccccagtgcagagacctgaGGCTACAGGAGTGGTGGGCTGGGAGAAGGTGCAGTGGAGACCCATGTTTTGAGGCTGTGTCGGTTGCCTGGAGGGAAGTGCCTCAAGGGTTGGGGTGTGGAAGGAGCCAAGGACTGGAAATCAAGCCAGATTCCGGGTGGGCTGGGCAGGTGCAGGGGCAGCGGTGTAGGTCCACAGAAATCGCTCCCGGGATCAAAGAGGAGCGGCCGTCCAGTCCCCGCTGTCAGCCTCCCTCCCAGGCAGCCCTCGTATGTGCCGGGTGCCCAGACGCTGGGGAGGCAGGCACATCTGTCGCCACGCCAACCCAGCATCTCTCCCACAGATCTTGTGGACCTTCTCCATCTACCTGGAGTCGGTGGCCATCCTGCCACAGCTCTTCATGATCAGCAAGACCGGTGAAGCAGAGACCATCACCACTCACTACCTGTTCTTCCTGGGCCTCTACCGTGCTCTCTATCTTGTCAACTGGGTCTGGCGCTTCTACTTCGAGGGCTTCTTCGACCTCATCGCCGTGGTGGCCGGTGTGGTCCAGACCATCCTCTACTGCGACTTTTTCTACTTGTACGTCACAAAAGGTATGTGGGGCTGCATGCGGCCTGCCTGCTCGCCGTGCGCCTTGTCTGACAGGTGGGggtgagggcgagggcgaggaGGACGGGCGGCCTGCCCAGGCAAACCTGACCGGCTCTCTCCCGCTCTCCCCCGCAGTACTCAAGGGAAAGAAGCTCAGTCTGCCGGCGTAAGTGCCACGCGTCACCAGCCTCTGTCCTTCAGGTGCTCGGACAGAGCTCTCCCCGAGCAGAGGCCCGAGATGCTTGATGCGGAGGGGCAGAAACTCCCTTTGGTTGCAGATGGCCACCCCAGCTCCGGGGGACCCGGGGAAAGGCCCAGAAGGTTTCTGTTTATCGCATCTCGCCTTACCTTTTTTTATTACTATGTACAAAGATTTTTTTACACAAAGAAACTTAATGCCGTATTAATAAATCCAATGTGTAGCTTCAATTGGGGTAGTTCTCAAAGTAAGACTTGGTGAGGAATATGTGcaaccttttttttaattctttgaaattgattttttttttttggtatgtgtATCTgcagtgaaattgtactcctTGAAAGTTGGTAGATTATATATTCTTCCATCTATCAGATCTGCAttccattatatttattttattattatttttctttgccaAAAGTTGTGTTGTATTGGTTTAAAATCCGAGACACTACGTTCAGTTCAGCAGATCTGTTCAGATTttttccccacctgaagtgggaatCCTCCCTTGGATATCACGACACTACGCATGAGGCCGGTGAGGATGGCTTCCGAGTCTTACAGTTTTCGTCACCAAAATCCAGATTGTGAATGTAGATGGAGTCTCCTGTAAGAGTCACCAAAGGTGCCTGCCCTCTTCCCTGCTCAGGAGAGTCCCGGGAGCCGGTCCCAGGCTGCTGCTGGAGGGACACCGATGGTTGTGGCTTGCGATGGGGGCTGTGCTCCTCCGAGGAACAGAAATAAAGAAGTCACCTGGGACCTTGGCTTTAGATTCTGGAAGAGTACCACAACCATGTCTGCTCTCAGCTTCCAAATCTCTCTCGCATGACTTTTGGGTAGTGAGTGATTCCGTCTTTCCTTAATCGGCAGCACCAatgctcattcttttttttttctttttctttctttctttttttgcctccagggttatcgctggggctcggtgcctgcactacaaatctactgctcctggggctattttttctttcttttctttttcttattggacagaacagagaaattgagagaggacaggcagacagacagggggagtgaaagacgcctgtagacctgcttcactgcttgtgaagcaacccctcctgcaggtggggagctggagtttcAGCTGGgatcttgtgagggtccttgtgctttgtactatgtgcgcttaacccgctgcaccactgcccggcccccagtcatcttatactttttttttttttttaattttttaatatactttttcttttttgattgagctctttatggtttatttttgttactatCTTAAGTAAACAATTCAGTAAACATAgaatacattttcttcttttaaattagaCTTTTGAAACAGCCTCTGCCAGGACTTCTTTTTAACCACCTGGCAATGAAAGCTATAGTGAGTGGGCTGCAAGCTGTATCCACTTAACTCCAGCCTCAAACTCCTTATCGAGTGTCAGCTTTGGAATTTTTCCACATGAGTTTCATTCTAGTGACTGACTACATTTTGCGATTCCTGTGGAAGCATAGCGCTTTGCTTGTGTACGCTGTGCTGTCACCATTGAGTGTTGGAGCCTAGCAGTGCTACCCACAGGAAGGGCATggtgcttgcttgctgcactcaGACAGTGTGGGAgggagctgtgggctctgctggcaTCTGGGGCATCTTGGGGCTGCTTCTCTGCTAGCAGCGCTGCCTCTCCCTCACCTCGCTTTGCCCCACGCCCCATGATCCAGCCACTGTTTCAGTATCTGTCTTCTCCGCACCCCAGTCTTGGTGTGGCTCCTCAGAAGACCCGAAGAGTGTAGAGAAAGGCCACGGGTCCCATCGTGAGTGTGCAGACTGCTTGCTGCCTGCCTGcacggggtgggtggggggcatacAGCTGTTTCTGCGCATGTAATCAAATACAGGCTGGGGCACTCCCCGGAGGGCACTGTTCCTACGACGAGGACCCAGGACCTGAGCTCCTGCCAGGCTTCAGCCCTGTGGCCAGGACTGAGCCGCCACCCTGTGGCCAGGGTGTCCGGTGGGGTGCTGTGCCAGGCAGAGCCCTGGCACATGTGGGAAGCAAAGGCCTTGTGTGACCCGACTTATGAAGCACTGTTTTGAGTTACTTTCACTTCCTGAATAAAGATTATCAGGTAATTAATATTTCTTACTGAGCTGTTTGATTTGTGTGAatattttttttcaggttttaaaaatatatatctttatttattggatagacacagccagaaattgagaggaagggggagagagagacagagacccacagccctgcttcaccactcaggaagctttccccctgcaagtggggaccaggggctcaaacccagggccttgagcattgcaacgtgtgcgctcaaccaggtgcaccaccacctgaccccgtgtgagtttttatttgtttatatttacttattttcccttttgttgccctgttttattattattgatgtcgttgttggataggacagagagaaatggagagaggaggggaagatagagaggaggagagaaagatagacacctgcagacctgcttcaccgcctgtgaagtgactcccctgcaggtggggaactaggggctcgaaccgggatccttacgccggtccttgtgcttcgcgccatgtgcgcttaacctgctgtgctaccgcccagcccctgtgtGAATCTTTTTAACATGAGCCATGAAGAGAAAGTCCATGAAGTGAGGTCAGCAAGTCGGCACCTCGGGGCTCAGGTCCCAAAAAGGCTCTTGGCTGTGTGGATGCCAGTTggctccccatgcaggtgagctgCGCGCAGTTCTGCTCCCTGCCGCCTCCTGAGAGGGGAGGCCACAGTCAGTTTGTGCGAGAAAACTCTTGCAGAAATGGTTCACAGCTGGCCCAGCAGAGGCCGTGGGGCAGGACAGCCCCTTGGGAAGAT is a genomic window of Erinaceus europaeus chromosome 15, mEriEur2.1, whole genome shotgun sequence containing:
- the KDELR2 gene encoding ER lumen protein-retaining receptor 2, with protein sequence MNVFRLTGDLSHLAAIVILLLKIWKTRSCAGISGKSQLLFALVFTTRYLDLFTSFISLYNTSMKLIYIACSYATVYLIYMKFKATYDGNHDTFRVEFLVVPVGGLSFLVNHDFSPLEILWTFSIYLESVAILPQLFMISKTGEAETITTHYLFFLGLYRALYLVNWVWRFYFEGFFDLIAVVAGVVQTILYCDFFYLYVTKVLKGKKLSLPA